GTCTATGTGAGCGGGAAATTGTAGTCGGCCACTTACTTGGGTGCAAAAACCTTCCACACCATTAGGTGTCTCCTGAGGATAGCAGCTCCACACACTGAAGCGAAGACctggaaagaaaacacatttactgacagtcatgcaaatgacaaaaacagaaacTAGAACACCACCAAACAATCCTAATTAGAATACAAAACACGTAATAACAATTCtttgatttattaaaaaatCAGCCCATTTTTCCAACATATTCCTTAATTCTCAATCTTGACAGGGGTGTAGGGGAATCCAGTCATTAAGATCCATGTTTAATTATTTCTTAATCTTTCTATCTACGTAGGTTGATCATAATATAGTGTACCTGTGCTCCTTGAATAAAGATGTAGCGCACCGAGAGTTGCAGAAGAGCTGAGGTGAAGAGCTGGGGGCTCTCCCTCAGTTTCATCTCCATCACAGCGTCCTCTCCTCCATCCTGACTTGCTTTTCTTCCCTTACCGCCACGGACCTCACACACCAACGGCCAGAACAGCAGCAAAGGACACCCCACTAAGGCACAAAGTGAGGTGTCAACAGTCTGTACAATTTTTACAGTGCTGGGGTTTAATTAGCTGTAATGACAGCAAAATTAGCTGTAATGTTCATGTTTTGTATGCTCGTGTTTAGAATTTTGTACCAAATTAGATGTATCAATAATCCTTTTCTACACCATTGAAAGCTATAATCGCTATAATACAGCACATACTCTTGGgggcaatgaaaaaaatgatcacCCTTGTAATGGCAAAcctttgtttgtgtctcacttAGATGGCTGTACCTAAAAAATATGGGGTGAGTGTACAGTGCATACCCACACATTCACAATTCAACATTCACGGCCATGCAAATCCacatatttttggtcaaaattttcATCTGAAACATCACAGGTCtgtaataatttacaaatatgtgataatacaggtaaaatgtaacgcatacatgtaccactgtaagaaggcccacaatttttacatgtttaggCCTTTTATTCTTCACTCGTGTTTTTTGTCAAGCCTTGTGATTTCGCGCTTTGTTCAGTggtccgtgaatgcaccatagttgtgtgccgtGACTGGTTACAACATGACTCCGGTTCCATCTGCTCATCGCtcatcttacattattattCGTAGTTATcgcctatacattttatacattaaatgcatttaataagtgtgtgagtcATGTTTTCGGGCTTAAGCATGAATTGTGTCAcgagtaaacaatggcaaatgAAGAGAGATGGGGAGGGTTCCAGAGCTGACTCTAGTCTAATAATTAACTTTTACTGTAAAcgctgatccaaaatcagaggagaacatcaagctagcaggagggtttcaGGGCATGGTCaaatatagatatttttatgggcgtattaattacttttttcattgcTTTATTTGCCACTTGCTGGTGGTCCCCGAAGGTAATCCCTGCGAAAAGTGGGGATCTATTGTGTACAGAAAAACAATGCCACTTTTCAATCAGTTTTCAGCATGACAAATCTAAAATAGTCTGCAAAAGCAAGCATCAGAATGTACCTGCAAAAAGAATGTGAGAGGCAAAAGTGTTGAGTGTAACCAGTGAGGCAGGCAGTATGGTGCCTTTGTGTCCGTCAGGAAATCCCACAAAGGCTGCCCCCCACTGGATGGAAGAGAAGGTGGGCAGATGCCCTGTTGCATGGAAGAACTGGGTGGCTGCCAGGGACCACAACACAATAGGAGTCCAGGCCACATTGAAACCACCTGAGGGAAACATTGAAAGgaagtgtcatttttttttatctccacCAGTGAGACCTAAAGAGGTGGCTGGCAAGCAAGCAAACTAAATTATTCTGAGGATCTCACCAGAATAAACTCCCTGCAGGCCACAGAGGGTTGTGGAGGAGGCGTGAATATTCAGCAGAGCCCCCATTTCGAACAGCAGCAGGAGGAAAGACAGAGCCATGCCCTCTGGGTGTAGCTGCAGCAGACCCAATCCCAGCAGCCCGCAGAACAGAAGCAGTGGGGCAGAGTAGACCGTTCCTAGGCCGTAGGCCTCCACAGCAGGTCTGCTGTCCTCCTCACTGCTACCGCTCACCTCTCCGTCGTCAAGGGAGCGGCGCATGCGCTGATATATTTGTGGGATGAGGTGGTGCAGCTCAGCTTGAGGACTGATACCAGTGCTGGCACGGTAGCGTGGAGGTGGCAAGGACAAACTCTTAGCCAAACTTGCAGCCCTGGTTTTTACAAACACAGTGAGTGGATCCAGCCAAATTAAAGCCAGCCCCAGTCCAAGGAGACAGAAGGCAGCTCTGGGGAGAGCTACCTGGGCCAGTCTGATCAGCTCTGCCAGATTCCTGAAGCTGTCCTCTGGGGAGGCACTGACTGCCCAGTGGAGCCccagacacacagacagcagGGGTAGGATCCAGTGAGCTGTGAATACTGTTCCACCTGAAGAGTTAAGGTTTCCGTAGTGGCGGAGGCACCGTCTCAGTAGGTACGTCCACACGACGAGGGAGAGGACTGACAGGACGTAATAAATGTTCTTCAGTTGATTGTCCTGCACCCGGGAGAGAGAAGAAAGGAATGGTGACGGCTGACAAGAGCCCTGCTCCTCCCGACAGCCATGGAAGAAGAGGGAGAGGTAGAGGCTGCCAATTAGGAGAGCTAAGGAGGCTAAGAGTGTGATGCTTTCTTTCCTCACAATGGATGGGGAAGAAGCAGGTGACGGCAGCAGCCCTGCAGTCTTCAAAGGTTCATGGTTGGGGGGCAGAAGGAGGCCATCCCAGTTAAGATGGAGGGGAACATATAGAGTCAGGGAGAAGACCAGGAAAGTGACTACTCGGCCCTCGGCAATAATGTAGCTATCAGAAAGCAGGGAGGCACAGCGAAGGAGTGTGATCAAAAGAGGGGGTGTGAGGAGGTAACGTGCGTTACACCAGCTCGCACTTTTTGCGTATTTAGTTCCATTCTTAACTACGACAGCTGTCTTAGACTGATGAGCCCTCCACAGGAAGAGGAGCTCAGAGGTGAAGGCGGTAGCAGCCAGGCACCACGTTAACTCTATGTAGCCCGATGAGAGCAGCTGACCAGCAGCCACACAAACCCCGACAGCCAGCGCCGTGACAACCGCAGCCTTTTGTCTAAAATTATTCTCCCTGATGAGCACAAGTGATTGTTCAGACACCGTGAAACACATCAGGCAGGCAAGTGCCAAGATGATTAAACCGGCCACCATTTTAAGCGGGTTGAAGCGGGCCCAGGTGGCCCGGCACGTGTCTCGGACAGAGGTGAGGTAGGCCTGCAGGGCGACCGCCAGCTCAGGCGAGGATGAGTGACCCTCTCTGACGAGTGTGAGGTACTTTGAAGAGAGGCTTGCAAACTGATCCTTAAGGCGACTTAGACTCTCTGGTGGGATGTCTTTGGCCATAACAGAGTAGGTCTCCAGGAAGCGGTTCACCTTTAGACGGAAAAATTACATCACTAACACATACAacattaaatacataaaaagaaaaaacatgaatgaatacacttttttttaaaaccttgcAGTGCACCAAACCTGTTTTGCATTGATCCACAGCGCCTCCAGCTGGCTGAGACCTCCAACTGCACCTTGTACATGACCATGCAGGGGAAACAAGGGTAGGAGAACCTGGCCCACACTGCTGTATGGGATAGGCACTCCCAGTAACAGGGCCAGGGTGGGAACCAAGTCCGTCTGGGGCACCACATCCAGTTCGCTCTACAGGTAGGGACATAAATTTGAATACTCTTGATGtaaatatttctaaaaaaatgaaaaatttcagtttgtttttgtgttaaacTCAGCAGATGCCTGATATTTTTCCCCCGTGCTTGTCTTGAGGGCATGCACTGTATACTAATGAAGCAAGCAGCTTTGCACAGTGTATCCAGTGATGCTCCATTTAAAAAGCAATTCATTATGAAAATTAGTGCTGGATTTGACGACTTCGGTGGGAGgtcctttttttaatttctgaaaaTGGGAGGATGACCTGCCAACATCCTTTTATAGAGCATAAACAGAAACGTGCACTCACACTGCACCTTGTACATGACCATACATATAACAATGGGGCCCTGTTTTTGAtctgaacaaacaaaaaatagctACCCTGACACACTTTCGCTGTTTCCTTTATTAGATTATTATCGATTCATTTGGAATACTTCTTTTGAAAGTTTTTGAATTTCCGAAACAACAATTTCAAGAAACTCTCGAAGTCAATTTGCACATTGTGTACATCTAAAAAATATCTACTGCACAATATATGGAATAGAGTAATTTAACAGTATGTTTATTCATGTGGTTATGATTTGCAGCGATATACAACTGCAAACTGCGCTGTCACAACACCAGGGTTTCCAATACACTCCCCTacaaaagtttgggaacacctTTTTGGGGGGAgcgtacattcatttatttgtggcggccctcCATAGTAAATTTTGGATTGTCACAAAAGAAATTAgcattattgtttatttttttactttttagatTTGGCGCTGAATGAATGGCTTGTCGCTGTACTGTACTCCATCCGGTTGATGGCATCGCTCTGCATATTCAAAGGCATGTCAGCTTGCTTAAAGAAGGTTGCCCTTCAATCTGCACGCGATTGCCAACAACTAGCTTGACAACATTGCAAGCAGTCGTCAAACAGAACCACAGTCTTACTCATGGTGCAAACcagaaaaataaacagcacaacacgtaacaggtaagtaacaacacaacaaacatgTAAGTAAGTGTTATATACAAAGTGCCTGTAAGGCATGCTGGACATCTGGATGCTACAATACAGtaagatattagatgtacaatgacatgaacattatttttaaaatcagcacACAGGAAACcacatggatgtttttttaatcatccaTGTGTGTTATAAGGCGCACACACCCACCACCAAAAATAAACTGCAGACATCTGGGAAACTGGTCTCTATTTTTGAGGGCCGCATAATCTTTGATAAAGATCTTGTACTGCATtggattgtgcaagtgtacctaattaTGTGGCCAGCGAGTGAATATATGTATGACTACACCAAGCATTTCTACAGACCTGTGATGGGGGTCCAGGAAAGACAGGAAAAGGACTATATAGGAAGATAGCGGCATCAGTCTCCTTCTGACTTTCTCCTCCATGATCGCCAGTGTCTGTCATCCCATGATCTCCCATCACCACCAAGAGTGTATCATTCTGTAGACGGTCGATCACAGACCTCAAAGACAAAGATGACCAGCAGATTAAGTATAGTAGTGCCAAATACACACCATCTTGCTTTTACAGGTTTTTATGGGGGATTgaaaaacattataaaaacCCCGAGCAGCCACTTTTTTAAGTGCACGCACGGAACTGCTTGCTCAACCAGGAACACCTACAGGTTGGCTAAGTTTTAATGCAAGCCTTTGAATGTAGTTTTGTTGCTCTAATGTAAAAAGGGGCCCCTCACTAGGACGTGTAGAGTATACGATACTTAGTGTGTCTGCTGAATGAAAGTGTACGTGCAGCATTTTCTTTCAAATACAAACGTGCATACTAATTGTCGTAGTGCACTGTAGCATACCTGATTACTCCATCCATTTGGGTGAGTTTGTCAGCCATGGCTGGGTGGTCAGGGCCAAACCTGTGACCACAGTGGTCCACCCCAAGAAAATGAGCAATTAGGACATCCCAGTCGTCACCCACCACTGTTAAAGCCGACAAAGTGGCAAATACAAGCAACACGTATATACAAAACAACCGGATTACTATTTTTTTACTTGGGCTCTTTTACAGGGCAGCCATTTCcagtaaaaaatatacatactgGTTGTGTAGAGGTGCTGGAGGATCCCATTATCCACAGTGTGTAGGTCCTTGACGTTAAAAGAAGGGAAAGGCAAAGAACGGTAGAATTTTTTGGGGAAAAGACTCTCCCAAGTGTCATCGCCCATGAACACCACTCGTTTGCCTGTGGAAGAAGATGCACAAAACATCTTTTAGCATAGTTTTTCCCAGGTATACTCCAAATATACCTCATACATTTAATGCAGGATGTACATTTTAGCTTGTTCCACATCATGTGAGTACTCACCAAGTTGACCAAGCTGGTGAATGAGGTTGTCCTCCAAGATGGCACTGGAAGCAAAGTTATTACCAATATCCACAAAGGTGGGTAACGATCCAGTGGTGAAGCCCTTGATCCtctgcatggtggtggtgggtgggtCAGCACGAAAGGGGTACAGGCGGCACTGGGACGGCCTGGATGAGGCTGCCTCCTCAAACACAGGCAGTTTGTTCTCAAAGGGCCGGGGCTGAGTGTTGTTGTGGTCAAACCGGGCGAAGTCTATCTTCAGAGCGTCCACGATGATGAGGACAACCTTGCGAAACCGTGGTTGTATCCCACAAAAGTCTCTCGACTCTCCCCGGGGCTCCAGTACATCTCCGCAGGTGCTGGTTCGGTTCACCTCCAGGCGAACCAACAGGAAGCCGCCGACAAACAGGTAAAGCCCCACAAAATACACTGCACACACCCAGAGGAGCAGGGACAGGAGTGGGAGCCCATTCATCCTAAAAAATTAACAGAGAATTAATTAAGCAGTAAAAAAtaagtagaaatgaaatgattCTCATAAGACTCtggaattttttaaataaaagaaaatcaaTGGATGCTAGAAGCcacttatattgatatttttttagttaaaatatatatatatatatatatatatatatatatatatatttaaagacaaagttttGTGTTATGATTAGTTAGTTGGGGTGTAACAATGCAAGTATCTGTATTgaaccgttcaatacacatgTGTACCAAACCGTGAAACCTGTATTATACAATACgcagttttatatttattttatcaacatCTGACGGCGCTCACTACTCTGGCTTAAGTTGCATTGTCAACCACAGAGACACTGAACTCCGCCTCTCACATTAataccatgctgaaaatgttaaaaaatgaaacaattgtaaaaaaaaaaaaaaaaaaaaaaaaaaaaaaagttggcaatatcaacaaaattcaaattaaaaaaggcaacGTTATTGACTTTTTGTAtcgaaaaaaatatgtaaccgTAACAGAAAGTaaattttgtgtatcgttgcacccctactaGTTAGTAACAACATGTCAAATTGTCTCGTTATTTTATACctatttactgttgttttttttctttaatttttactATGTGCccagggccaatgaaaaaataagCAGAAGCCCGCATTTTGACACCCCCATTAGAAGTCATAATACTACCCTTAACCACGCAGGTCAGGTTCTActtaaaataatacaagtaaacTGGCTTAAATGCATGTTAGCCACGGCTAGCTAACATTGGTCTTTCCACACTGACCTTGTAGGAGTCCTTCTGCCCTCCTCGCTCGGCCGGGGCAGACTTAAGTGTGGTTGTGTTAACACAGGGGGGTCCAGGTGTCTCAGGTAAGCGCACTACGACGAAAGGACACCTTCAGCTTCATTGAGACAACGGCCAAGACGGACTGGACTACATTTGACAGCATGTAGGAACTTTAATGCGAATAGATCCAGTGGCGGAAGTTCTCTACGGACATTTTTACTTGTGGCACTCTAATCCCTACAAATTCGCCCTTCGTTTAATCTTGCAGGTCAcaattttctcgtaaatgtgttAATTGTTAAAATTCTGAAACCAAATATaatgatatttatattttattttaatgaaattataaCTATTAGAATGGCTGAATTGAAGAGCACGTATTGTGTACCTGTAAGGTAAAGTAAAGGGATCaagttaatttatttatatgcatgtacAGATCAGTGATATGCAtcgttttgttcatttttgtcaCCATGTTTGCCCCACCctcattattattagaaatattattattagaaataggacctacaaaaaaatgtcagtcgTACTTGCTATTTTTATCTATTAAcaattttttcttgattttacGTAATAACCATTActacacatttttattatttcccaATTCTAAAATGGCAATGTCAGCATTATAAAAACACAGGAAGAGAACAGtgttaatatttatttcatctATTGGCTTaaatttcttctttcttcactTTTATCTCTTTTTAAGAGCTTCACAAAAAAAGGCCACCTAGGCTTATTGGTTTTCTAGATTTACAGTCTATCATAACGCATGTTAAATGATTTACTCCACAGTGTGCTCAGAGGAAACAGAATTTGACCACTAAAGTCCAGatttatttcaaatgtaataaatacaacTCATGATAATAAGCACTGAATACAAATTTGAGGGAGAGGTGCAGAGATTGTATGTTCCAACtacaaatgaaggaaaatatttCTGAATAAGTGTTCAGCTCTTACACACTTTTTTaggcagtattttttttttatgcaacaTTTACTACACTTTGAATTCTCCCAAACTCATCGAGAAATGTGGCAACACAAAGCTGCTACAGTTGAAGAATATCCGcttttactgtactgtaattttATGTCTACAAACAAGTTAAATAAAAGGTAAACATCTTGTctcatttaattaaattaccTTTTTACACTGATGAACGTAAGAAAATCTGACCCACACGGTCAGTTATAAAATATAAATCGGCCTGCATTACTCACTGTACTCAGTACAATTGTTGATGTTTAACTGATAGTTATCAACTGGCAAACAAGAGTCAGAGAAATCCCACTCCAGAAGCTCGAAACAAGACAAAGAGTTTCTGATTTACTCCTCTGGTGCTGCTTCATGTtgtgttttcactttattcattGTGTCCTCTGCTACTGAGATGATTGTCATCTTCACTTTTCTCTTCTACCTCTTCTGGTTGGACCTTGGGACTTGTCTTTGCCAATGTACTATAAATGGTCATGGCCTATAGGAAGGAACATATTGTTACTTTGAGTTGCAACTTGCATAAACAGGCTCTTCTATGCACATGCACATACCTGTGTGACCATGCTGCTAATGTCCCCAGTATTAGAAGGCAGAAGAACAGTGTTGGATTCTTTGGCAAGGTTGGAAAATGCAGACACGTACTGCTCAGCCACGCTTAGTGATGCAGCAGCATTTCCATTCTGCACAGTGAATTTTCAAATTGGATTGATCCTATTCAAAATCAGCTGTGGTGTTTTAATgacataaatacatgtaaatagatATATTCTTAACCTGCTCAGTCAGAGCATCAGACAGTAGCCGGATTGCCTTGGATTTGGCTTCAGCTTTGGCCAAGACTGCTTGGGCTTCACCTGGAGATGTGACAGTGGTCAGTAACTGGCAGTGGCTAGTGTTCATATAGGTGATGTTGCAATGTGCCATTTCTACCTGTAGCACGACAAAGATCAGAGTGGAAGATAACAAGCACCACAATTAAATTGGATGTAATGTACCTACCAGCCGCTTTATTGATCTGTTCTGCCTTTTCACCCTCAGAGGCAAGAATTTGAGCTTGTTTACGGCCCTCTGCGACATTAATGGCTGCTTCCCTCGTCCCTTCAGACTCCAGCACCGTGGCCCTTTTCTTCCGTTCAGCCTCCACCTATACAGAGCAGACTGTTTCAGTGTTGCCTGTAGAATATTGGTATGTGAAGGAAGGATATATTTTACATTCCTGTAATAGCTAGTCAacaagttgtggttgctcacgctcaggaaaacactgccccctagcgttttggtagagaattgcaagtcaagAGCTCTGACTAACTCATCTCACGAAACAGCAGCTCACGCCACCACAGAGCTAAATCCAAATTCTTTTGCATAGttcaaggtttttcaaaaaaaagtaacacaataattactttccctggtaactaatcacatttataaatatatatataatattactaAAAGTctgggctggcgaccagtcagttGGTATAGGCTACAGCGGATAAAcatcatagaaaatggatggatggattactaATGAAGCTACTTTTTTTGGAAAGTAAGTAGTAACTATAACTAATGACTCTTTACAGTAATTTGGCCAACACTGAATGTTACAAACACAAAATTTGAATGTGATCC
This Dunckerocampus dactyliophorus isolate RoL2022-P2 chromosome 17, RoL_Ddac_1.1, whole genome shotgun sequence DNA region includes the following protein-coding sequences:
- the pigo gene encoding GPI ethanolamine phosphate transferase 3 isoform X1, which translates into the protein MNGLPLLSLLLWVCAVYFVGLYLFVGGFLLVRLEVNRTSTCGDVLEPRGESRDFCGIQPRFRKVVLIIVDALKIDFARFDHNNTQPRPFENKLPVFEEAASSRPSQCRLYPFRADPPTTTMQRIKGFTTGSLPTFVDIGNNFASSAILEDNLIHQLGQLGKRVVFMGDDTWESLFPKKFYRSLPFPSFNVKDLHTVDNGILQHLYTTMVGDDWDVLIAHFLGVDHCGHRFGPDHPAMADKLTQMDGVIRSVIDRLQNDTLLVVMGDHGMTDTGDHGGESQKETDAAIFLYSPFPVFPGPPSQSELDVVPQTDLVPTLALLLGVPIPYSSVGQVLLPLFPLHGHVQGAVGGLSQLEALWINAKQVNRFLETYSVMAKDIPPESLSRLKDQFASLSSKYLTLVREGHSSSPELAVALQAYLTSVRDTCRATWARFNPLKMVAGLIILALACLMCFTVSEQSLVLIRENNFRQKAAVVTALAVGVCVAAGQLLSSGYIELTWCLAATAFTSELLFLWRAHQSKTAVVVKNGTKYAKSASWCNARYLLTPPLLITLLRCASLLSDSYIIAEGRVVTFLVFSLTLYVPLHLNWDGLLLPPNHEPLKTAGLLPSPASSPSIVRKESITLLASLALLIGSLYLSLFFHGCREEQGSCQPSPFLSSLSRVQDNQLKNIYYVLSVLSLVVWTYLLRRCLRHYGNLNSSGGTVFTAHWILPLLSVCLGLHWAVSASPEDSFRNLAELIRLAQVALPRAAFCLLGLGLALIWLDPLTVFVKTRAASLAKSLSLPPPRYRASTGISPQAELHHLIPQIYQRMRRSLDDGEVSGSSEEDSRPAVEAYGLGTVYSAPLLLFCGLLGLGLLQLHPEGMALSFLLLLFEMGALLNIHASSTTLCGLQGVYSGGFNVAWTPIVLWSLAATQFFHATGHLPTFSSIQWGAAFVGFPDGHKGTILPASLVTLNTFASHILFAVGCPLLLFWPLVCEVRGGKGRKASQDGGEDAVMEMKLRESPQLFTSALLQLSVRYIFIQGAQVFASVCGAAILRRHLMVWKVFAPKLMFEASGFLMSCMFLLLGILLVLRVDLAVGRWFKRLISDTSR
- the pigo gene encoding GPI ethanolamine phosphate transferase 3 isoform X2; its protein translation is MNGLPLLSLLLWVCAVYFVGLYLFVGGFLLVRLEVNRTSTCGDVLEPRGESRDFCGIQPRFRKVVLIIVDALKIDFARFDHNNTQPRPFENKLPVFEEAASSRPSQCRLYPFRADPPTTTMQRIKGFTTGSLPTFVDIGNNFASSAILEDNLIHQLGQLGKRVVFMGDDTWESLFPKKFYRSLPFPSFNVKDLHTVDNGILQHLYTTMVGDDWDVLIAHFLGVDHCGHRFGPDHPAMADKLTQMDGVIRSVIDRLQNDTLLVVMGDHGMTDTGDHGGESQKETDAAIFLYSPFPVFPGPPSQSELDVVPQTDLVPTLALLLGVPIPYSSVGQVLLPLFPLHGHVQGAVGGLSQLEALWINAKQVNRFLETYSVMAKDIPPESLSRLKDQFASLSSKYLTLVREGHSSSPELAVALQAYLTSVRDTCRATWARFNPLKMVAGLIILALACLMCFTVSEQSLVLIRENNFRQKAAVVTALAVGVCVAAGQLLSSGYIELTWCLAATAFTSELLFLWRAHQSKTAVVVKNGTKYAKSASWCNARYLLTPPLLITLLRCASLLSDSYIIAEGRVVTFLVFSLTLYVPLHLNWDGLLLPPNHEPLKTAGLLPSPASSPSIVRKESITLLASLALLIGSLYLSLFFHGCREEQGSCQPSPFLSSLSRVQDNQLKNIYYVLSVLSLVVWTYLLRRCLRHYGNLNSSGGTVFTAHWILPLLSVCLGLHWAVSASPEDSFRNLAELIRLAQVALPRAAFCLLGLGLALIWLDPLTVFVKTRAASLAKSLSLPPPRYRASTGISPQAELHHLIPQIYQRMRRSLDDGEVSGSSEEDSRPAVEAYGLGTVYSAPLLLFCGLLGLGLLQLHPEGMALSFLLLLFEMGALLNIHASSTTLCGLQGVYSGGFNVAWTPIVLWSLAATQFFHATGHLPTFSSIQWGAAFVGFPDGHKGTILPASLVTLNTFASHILFADPHFSQGLPSGTTSKWQIKQ